In Indicator indicator isolate 239-I01 chromosome 29, UM_Iind_1.1, whole genome shotgun sequence, the following are encoded in one genomic region:
- the GPS1 gene encoding COP9 signalosome complex subunit 1 isoform X2 has translation MPLPVQVFNLQGAVEPMQIDVDPQEDQQNAPDINYVVENPTLDLEQYASSYSGLMRIERLQFIADHCPQLRVEALKMALSFVQRTFNVDVYEEIHRKLSEATRELQNTPDAVPDSGIEPPPLDTAWVEATRKKALLKLEKLDTDLKNYKGNSIKESIRRGHDDLGDHYLDCGDLSNALKCYSRARDYCTSAKHVINMCLNVIKVSVYLQNWSHVLSYVSKAESTPEIAEQRGERDSQTQAILTKLKCAAGLAELAARKYKQAAKCFLLASFDHCDFPELLSPSNVAVYGGLCALATFDRQELQRNVISSSSFKLFLELEPQVRDIIFKFYESKYASCLKMLDEMKDNLLLDMYLAPHVRTLYTQIRNRALIQYFSPYVSADMRKMATAFNTTVAALEDELTQLILEGLINARIDSHSKILYARDVDQRSTTFEKSLLMGKEFQRRAKAMILRAAVLRNQIHVKSPPREGSQGELTPANSQSRMSTNM, from the exons AGCAAAATGCACCTGATATCAACTATGTGGTGGAGAACCCCACTCTG GACTTGGAGCAGTATGCCTCCAGCTACAGCGGGCTGATGCGGATCGAGCGGCTGCAGTTCATTGCTGATCACTGCCCACAGCTGCGGGTGGAAGCTCTCAAGATGGCACTGTCATTTGTCCAGAGAACTTTCAACGTTGATGTGTATGAAGAAATCCACAGGAAGTTGTCTGAGGCCACCAG agaACTGCAGAATACACCTGATGCTGTCCCTGACAGTGGAATTGAACCCCCTCCTCTTGACACAGCTTGGGTGGAAGCTACACGCAAGAAAGCTCTTCTTAAACTGGAGAAACTCGACACAGATCTGAAAAATTACAAAGGGAACTCCATCAAGGAGAGTATCAG GAGAGGCCATGATGACCTGGGTGACCACTACCTTGACTGTGGGGACCTCAGCAACGCTCTCAAGTGTTACTCTCGAGCCCGTGATTACTGCACCAGTGCTAAACACGTTATCAACATGTGTCTGAATGTCATCAAG GTCAGTGTCTACCTCCAGAATTGGTCTCATGTTCTGAGCTATGTAAGCAAGGCTGAGTCTACACCAGAAATTGCAGAA caaagaggggaaagagaCAGCCAGACACAAGCAATTCTCACCAAACTGAAATGTGCAGCAG GCTTGGCAGAACTGGCTGCTCGGAAGTACAAACAGGCAGCAAAGTGCTTCTTGTTGGCATCATTTGATCACTGTGATTTCCCTGAG CTGTTATCTCCTAGCAATGTGGCTGTCTATGGTGGTCTCTGTGCCCTTGCTACCTTTGACCGTCAGGAACTACAACGAAATGTTATCTCCAGCAG CTCCTTCAAATTATTTTTGGAGCTGGAGCCACAGGTTCGTGATATCATCTTCAAGTTTTATGAATCTAAATATGCTTCGTGCCTGAAGATGCTGGATGAGATGAAG GACAACCTGCTGCTGGATATGTACCTTGCGCCTCACGTCAGGACGCTTTATACCCAGATTCGAAATCGTGCCCTTATCCAG TACTTCAGCCCCTACGTGTCAGCAGATATGCGCAAGATGGCCACTGCCTTCAATACCACAGTGGCTGCTCTGGAAGATGAACTTACTCAGCTGATCCTGGAGGGACTGATCAATGCCAGAATAGACTCTCACAGTAAG ATTCTTTATGCTCGAGACGTAGATCAGCGCAGCACAACCTTCGAGAAGTCTTTGCTGATGGGCAAAGAGTTCCAGCGCCGTGCCAAAGCCATGATCCTGCGAGCCGCTGTCCTGCGCAACCAGATACACGTCAAG TCTCCTCCAAGAGAGGGTAGCCAAGGGGAGCTCACTCCAGCTAACAGCCAGTCCAGGATGAGCACCAACATGTGA
- the GPS1 gene encoding COP9 signalosome complex subunit 1 isoform X3, whose translation MPLPVQVFNLQGAVEPMQIDVDPQEDQQNAPDINYVVENPTLDLEQYASSYSGLMRIERLQFIADHCPQLRVEALKMALSFVQRTFNVDVYEEIHRKLSEATRELQNTPDAVPDSGIEPPPLDTAWVEATRKKALLKLEKLDTDLKNYKGNSIKESIRRGHDDLGDHYLDCGDLSNALKCYSRARDYCTSAKHVINMCLNVIKVSVYLQNWSHVLSYVSKAESTPEIAEQRGERDSQTQAILTKLKCAAGLAELAARKYKQAAKCFLLASFDHCDFPELLSPSNVAVYGGLCALATFDRQELQRNVISSSSFKLFLELEPQVRDIIFKFYESKYASCLKMLDEMKYFSPYVSADMRKMATAFNTTVAALEDELTQLILEGLINARIDSHSKILYARDVDQRSTTFEKSLLMGKEFQRRAKAMILRAAVLRNQIHVKSPPREGSQGELTPANSQSRMSTNM comes from the exons AGCAAAATGCACCTGATATCAACTATGTGGTGGAGAACCCCACTCTG GACTTGGAGCAGTATGCCTCCAGCTACAGCGGGCTGATGCGGATCGAGCGGCTGCAGTTCATTGCTGATCACTGCCCACAGCTGCGGGTGGAAGCTCTCAAGATGGCACTGTCATTTGTCCAGAGAACTTTCAACGTTGATGTGTATGAAGAAATCCACAGGAAGTTGTCTGAGGCCACCAG agaACTGCAGAATACACCTGATGCTGTCCCTGACAGTGGAATTGAACCCCCTCCTCTTGACACAGCTTGGGTGGAAGCTACACGCAAGAAAGCTCTTCTTAAACTGGAGAAACTCGACACAGATCTGAAAAATTACAAAGGGAACTCCATCAAGGAGAGTATCAG GAGAGGCCATGATGACCTGGGTGACCACTACCTTGACTGTGGGGACCTCAGCAACGCTCTCAAGTGTTACTCTCGAGCCCGTGATTACTGCACCAGTGCTAAACACGTTATCAACATGTGTCTGAATGTCATCAAG GTCAGTGTCTACCTCCAGAATTGGTCTCATGTTCTGAGCTATGTAAGCAAGGCTGAGTCTACACCAGAAATTGCAGAA caaagaggggaaagagaCAGCCAGACACAAGCAATTCTCACCAAACTGAAATGTGCAGCAG GCTTGGCAGAACTGGCTGCTCGGAAGTACAAACAGGCAGCAAAGTGCTTCTTGTTGGCATCATTTGATCACTGTGATTTCCCTGAG CTGTTATCTCCTAGCAATGTGGCTGTCTATGGTGGTCTCTGTGCCCTTGCTACCTTTGACCGTCAGGAACTACAACGAAATGTTATCTCCAGCAG CTCCTTCAAATTATTTTTGGAGCTGGAGCCACAGGTTCGTGATATCATCTTCAAGTTTTATGAATCTAAATATGCTTCGTGCCTGAAGATGCTGGATGAGATGAAG TACTTCAGCCCCTACGTGTCAGCAGATATGCGCAAGATGGCCACTGCCTTCAATACCACAGTGGCTGCTCTGGAAGATGAACTTACTCAGCTGATCCTGGAGGGACTGATCAATGCCAGAATAGACTCTCACAGTAAG ATTCTTTATGCTCGAGACGTAGATCAGCGCAGCACAACCTTCGAGAAGTCTTTGCTGATGGGCAAAGAGTTCCAGCGCCGTGCCAAAGCCATGATCCTGCGAGCCGCTGTCCTGCGCAACCAGATACACGTCAAG TCTCCTCCAAGAGAGGGTAGCCAAGGGGAGCTCACTCCAGCTAACAGCCAGTCCAGGATGAGCACCAACATGTGA
- the GPS1 gene encoding COP9 signalosome complex subunit 1 isoform X4, which produces MPLPVQVFNLQGAVEPMQIDVDPQEDQQNAPDINYVVENPTLDLEQYASSYSGLMRIERLQFIADHCPQLRVEALKMALSFVQRTFNVDVYEEIHRKLSEATRELQNTPDAVPDSGIEPPPLDTAWVEATRKKALLKLEKLDTDLKNYKGNSIKESIRRGHDDLGDHYLDCGDLSNALKCYSRARDYCTSAKHVINMCLNVIKVSVYLQNWSHVLSYVSKAESTPEIAEQRGERDSQTQAILTKLKCAAGLAELAARKYKQAAKCFLLASFDHCDFPELLSPSNVAVYGGLCALATFDRQELQRNVISSSSFKLFLELEPQVRDIIFKFYESKYASCLKMLDEMKDNLLLDMYLAPHVRTLYTQIRNRALIQYFSPYVSADMRKMATAFNTTVAALEDELTQLILEGLINARIDSHSKSPPREGSQGELTPANSQSRMSTNM; this is translated from the exons AGCAAAATGCACCTGATATCAACTATGTGGTGGAGAACCCCACTCTG GACTTGGAGCAGTATGCCTCCAGCTACAGCGGGCTGATGCGGATCGAGCGGCTGCAGTTCATTGCTGATCACTGCCCACAGCTGCGGGTGGAAGCTCTCAAGATGGCACTGTCATTTGTCCAGAGAACTTTCAACGTTGATGTGTATGAAGAAATCCACAGGAAGTTGTCTGAGGCCACCAG agaACTGCAGAATACACCTGATGCTGTCCCTGACAGTGGAATTGAACCCCCTCCTCTTGACACAGCTTGGGTGGAAGCTACACGCAAGAAAGCTCTTCTTAAACTGGAGAAACTCGACACAGATCTGAAAAATTACAAAGGGAACTCCATCAAGGAGAGTATCAG GAGAGGCCATGATGACCTGGGTGACCACTACCTTGACTGTGGGGACCTCAGCAACGCTCTCAAGTGTTACTCTCGAGCCCGTGATTACTGCACCAGTGCTAAACACGTTATCAACATGTGTCTGAATGTCATCAAG GTCAGTGTCTACCTCCAGAATTGGTCTCATGTTCTGAGCTATGTAAGCAAGGCTGAGTCTACACCAGAAATTGCAGAA caaagaggggaaagagaCAGCCAGACACAAGCAATTCTCACCAAACTGAAATGTGCAGCAG GCTTGGCAGAACTGGCTGCTCGGAAGTACAAACAGGCAGCAAAGTGCTTCTTGTTGGCATCATTTGATCACTGTGATTTCCCTGAG CTGTTATCTCCTAGCAATGTGGCTGTCTATGGTGGTCTCTGTGCCCTTGCTACCTTTGACCGTCAGGAACTACAACGAAATGTTATCTCCAGCAG CTCCTTCAAATTATTTTTGGAGCTGGAGCCACAGGTTCGTGATATCATCTTCAAGTTTTATGAATCTAAATATGCTTCGTGCCTGAAGATGCTGGATGAGATGAAG GACAACCTGCTGCTGGATATGTACCTTGCGCCTCACGTCAGGACGCTTTATACCCAGATTCGAAATCGTGCCCTTATCCAG TACTTCAGCCCCTACGTGTCAGCAGATATGCGCAAGATGGCCACTGCCTTCAATACCACAGTGGCTGCTCTGGAAGATGAACTTACTCAGCTGATCCTGGAGGGACTGATCAATGCCAGAATAGACTCTCACAGTAAG TCTCCTCCAAGAGAGGGTAGCCAAGGGGAGCTCACTCCAGCTAACAGCCAGTCCAGGATGAGCACCAACATGTGA
- the DUS1L gene encoding tRNA-dihydrouridine(16/17) synthase [NAD(P)(+)]-like gives MPKLRGEAFWRETLRSAHYVVAPMVDQSELAWRLLSRRHGAQLCYTPMLHAQVFLRDANYRRENLYGEACPEDRPLIVQFCANDPEVFVQAALLAQDYCDAIDLNLGCPQMIAKRGHYGAFLQEEWDLLQRMILLANEKLSVPITCKIRVFPEIAKTVKYAQMLEKAGCQLLTVHGRTKEQKGPLAGVASWEHIQAVRKAVNIPVFANGNIQCLRDVEECIRKTGVHGVMSAEGNLHNPALFEGRNPLVWEMAEEYLEIVQKHPCPLSYVRAHLFKLWHHTLQVYQQLRDELAKVKTLEGIVDVNRELKLRCQEEIANQKEGEKPKEGLPFFHWVCQPYIRPGPKERCKENGTSETEKCVRGKRALEEEEDGNSELLSKNKQKKKLRNPNKSFDPSLKPKYAKCDQCGNPKGNKCVFNMCRGCCKKRAFKETADCPGHGLLFKTKYEKSLSWQSSQRVIQTPEVSRKGDVAAEEAAVLKEAADTTV, from the exons ATGCCGAAGCTGCGCGGAGAGGCCTTCTGGAGGGAGACGCTGCGGAGCGCCCACTATGTGGTGGCGCCCATGGTGGACCAGAGTGAGCTGGCCTGGAGGCTGCTGAGCCGCCGCCACGGTGCCCAGCTGTGCTACACGCCGATGCTGCACGCCCAAGTCTTCCTCAGAGACGCCAACTACCGCCGCGAGAACCTCTACGGCGAGGCCTGCCCCGAGGACCGCCCGCTCATCGTGCAG TTCTGTGCCAATGACCCTGAAGTGTTTGTCCAAGCGGCACTGTTAGCCCAGGATTATTGTGATGCCATAGACCTAAATTTGGGTTGCCCCCAAATGATTGCAAAAAGAG GTCACTATGGGGCATTTCTGCAAGAGGAGTGGGATCTTCTTCAGAGAATGA TTCTGCTGGCTAATGAGAAGCTCTCTGTGCCCATCACCTGCAAAATCCGCGTGTTCCCGGAGATTGCCAAGACAGTGAAGTATGCACAGATGCTGGAGAAAGCTGGCTGCCAG CTGCTGACTGTGCATGGCCGTACTAAAGAGCAGAAAGGACCACTTGCTGGTGTGGCATCTTGGGAGCACATTCAAGCTGTCAG AAAAGCTGTGAACATTCCTGTGTTTGCAAATGGAAACATCCAGTGCCTCCGTGACGTGGAGGAGTGTATCCGTAAGACAGGGGTGCACGGTGTCATGAGTGCAG AAGGTAATCTTCATAACCCAGCTTTGTTTGAGGGCCGAAACCCCTTGGTGTGGGAGATGGCTGAGGAGTACCTGGAGATAGTGCAGAAGCATCCTTGTCCCTTGTCTTATGTTAGGGCTCATCTCTTCAAGCTCTGGCATCACAC GCTTCAAGTTTACCAGCAGCTGCGTGATGAATTAGCAAAAGTGAAGACTCTAGAGGGCATTGTAGATGTCAACAGAGAGCTGAAACTACGATGCCAG gaagaaATAGCAAAtcagaaagaaggagaaaagccaaaagaaggGTTGCCTTTTTTCCACTGGGTCTGTCAGCCATACATCAGACCAGG GCCAAAGGAGAGATGCAAGGAGAATGGAACCAGTGAGACTGAGAAATGTGTGCGAGGAAAACGTGctttggaagaggaagaagatggaaATTCTGAGCTTCTGTCAAAgaataagcaaaaaaagaagttaagGAATCCAAATAAAAGCTTTGATCCATCTTTAAAAC ccaaataTGCAAAATGTGACCAGTGTGGAAACCCAAAG GGCAATAAATGTGTGTTTAACATGTGCCGAGGCTGCTGTAAGAAAAGAGCATTCAAAGAgactgcagactgcccag GTCATGGATTACTTTTTAAGACCAAATATGAAAAATCCCTTTCATGGCAGAGTAGTCAAAGAGTAATTCAGACCCCAGAGGTCAGTCGGAAAGGAGATGTAGCTGCggaggaggctgctgtgctgaaggAAGCTGCTGACACTACTGTGTGA